GCCGAGATCCATAATCGCCTGAGTATAATCGGCAAAACGCTCTGCCGGCGTATGCTCGTCAGCTTTGTGCCACAACCAATTTTCGGCCTGCTTCTCGCCCGGCCAGCTTTCCAGTGCATAGAAGCGTCCCAGAACCCGTTTAACATTGCCATCAAGAATCGGATGACGCTTCCCGAGCGCAATCGATAGAATTGCGCCCGCCGTAGAACGGCCGATGCCCGGCAACGCCATGACCTCTTCCAGAGTAACAGGAAATTCCCCGTCATACTGTTCCATAATCAGTTGCGCCGCCTTATGCAGATTGCGACCGCGCGCGTAATACCCCAAACCAGCCCAATGCGCCAGGACCGTTTCCTGCTCGGCGGCGGCGAGGTCCTGTACCGTCGGAAAACGCTGCATGAACTTTTCGTAATACGGTATCACCGTCGCGACCTGAGTCTGTTGCAACATGATTTCCGACACCCAGACACGATAAGGATTGATCGCTTTCTGCCACGGCAGGTCGTGACGGCCATAGACGTCAAACCATTCCAGTAAACGCTGGCTAAACGCCTGCGACTCAAATGCGTCAGTCAAATGTTTTCTCCCGTTTTCGGCTATACTATGCGGCAATTAAAACAGCGTTATTGTAAAGCACCTTTCTT
The genomic region above belongs to Thiomicrorhabdus xiamenensis and contains:
- the mutY gene encoding A/G-specific adenine glycosylase → MTDAFESQAFSQRLLEWFDVYGRHDLPWQKAINPYRVWVSEIMLQQTQVATVIPYYEKFMQRFPTVQDLAAAEQETVLAHWAGLGYYARGRNLHKAAQLIMEQYDGEFPVTLEEVMALPGIGRSTAGAILSIALGKRHPILDGNVKRVLGRFYALESWPGEKQAENWLWHKADEHTPAERFADYTQAIMDLGATLCTRSKPQCESCPVAKGCRALQIGTVTDYPGKKPKKEKPIKETYLVMLQKSDGSLWLEERPQKGIWGGLWSFPELQSWQECEDKAQSRLGSQTSLLKWEPFRHTFSHYHLDITPVFAQQKPAVGETEGDYPIGGVGRWVRLEELAQDKIGLPAPVQKLVEQLQNY